A section of the Ciceribacter thiooxidans genome encodes:
- a CDS encoding SH3 domain-containing protein has translation MKKLSLLVVAALGAFGLPALAEAAPAYSTADVNMRSGPSTQYPPVLVIPYGSSVDIRGCLSSQAWCDVDYRGIRGWVSGSYLQATYEQRRVYVGPSYYEPLGIPTVMFSIDTYWDRHYRDRDFYRHRDEWRDGYYRPTVRRDDYRRPPPPRWNDDEDEDYGWREPSRRVREKRRDPPPPPAPRVMRDEERARAVYERKMRHLPPRDRGEMIQERNKKRSQGEQRVRCNWGMLACQSHD, from the coding sequence ATGAAGAAACTATCGCTACTTGTGGTGGCCGCCTTGGGAGCCTTTGGCTTGCCGGCGCTTGCGGAAGCGGCGCCCGCTTACTCGACGGCGGACGTCAATATGCGCTCGGGTCCCAGTACCCAATACCCGCCTGTGTTGGTTATTCCTTACGGCAGTAGTGTCGACATCCGCGGATGTCTGAGCTCGCAGGCCTGGTGCGACGTCGACTACCGCGGGATCCGTGGGTGGGTGTCAGGGAGTTACCTGCAGGCGACCTATGAGCAGCGCCGCGTCTATGTCGGGCCGAGCTACTACGAGCCGCTCGGCATTCCGACCGTAATGTTCAGCATCGACACCTACTGGGACCGCCACTATCGAGATCGGGACTTCTATCGTCATCGGGATGAATGGCGGGACGGCTACTACCGCCCGACAGTTCGCCGCGATGATTATCGTCGTCCGCCGCCGCCGCGATGGAACGACGACGAGGATGAGGACTACGGTTGGCGCGAGCCGTCCCGGCGTGTCCGCGAGAAACGGCGAGACCCGCCGCCACCTCCCGCGCCGCGGGTCATGCGTGACGAGGAACGTGCGCGGGCGGTCTACGAACGCAAGATGCGTCACCTGCCGCCGCGCGACCGCGGGGAAATGATCCAGGAGAGAAACAAGAAACGGTCCCAGGGTGAGCAACGCGTCCGTTGCAACTGGGGAATGCTTGCCTGCCAGTCGCACGATTGA